A genome region from Dehalobacter sp. 12DCB1 includes the following:
- the cooS gene encoding anaerobic carbon-monoxide dehydrogenase catalytic subunit, producing the protein MDEKLQDEKKLLDETTLSVDLATRELYAKARNDGCETLWDRKAALKNQCGFGEQGVCCRICTMGPCRVSPIPGKGVQKGICGATADVIASRHYARMVAGGSSAHSDHARHIAHVLHMTSPNGDYQIRDEKKLLNVAARWGVSTEDKDIYQVAHEVAEAALNDFGKPFGSMVIPPSAPEQRKNVWKENSIMPDALDREVVSIMHATTMGCTADAESMINLSMRTSLTDGWGGSYIGTEFSDIIFGTPMPREIEANMGVIDKTMVNIVLHGHEPSLSEMVVVAADDPELKALAKSVGAEGINLVGVCCTGNEVAMRHGIKIAGNFNQQELAIVTSAVEAMIVDVQCIFPALANLAQCYHTKFITTSKIAKIKDAIHIQFDEANAYECAKRIIREAVENYKNRKHEKVFIPTHKSSGTIGYSNQAIIGQLDRVVNSYTHKPGTFEPLAQCLVSGVLRGAAGIVGCNNPKVKGDHSHIEIIKKMLANDVIVVVTGCAAQAAAKAGLLSKDAVKYCGVGLQKVCELADIPPVLHMGSCVDNSRILELVGEVAKILGLDMSELPVVGAAPEWMSEKAVAIGTYVVSSGIDTFLGVVPPVTGSPEVTDILTNRLEDWVGAKFYFETDPAVAAEKMLARIEEKRSKVEALNVQRMNVTGYDDLTPAGF; encoded by the coding sequence ATGGACGAAAAATTACAGGATGAGAAAAAATTACTGGACGAAACAACACTGTCGGTAGATTTAGCTACTCGAGAACTTTACGCCAAAGCCCGGAATGACGGTTGCGAAACACTCTGGGACAGGAAAGCCGCTCTTAAAAACCAATGTGGTTTTGGCGAACAAGGTGTATGCTGCCGTATTTGTACCATGGGTCCTTGCCGCGTCAGCCCCATTCCAGGAAAAGGCGTTCAAAAAGGTATTTGTGGCGCCACTGCGGATGTTATTGCTTCCAGGCATTATGCCCGAATGGTAGCAGGAGGTTCATCTGCACACTCCGACCACGCCAGACATATTGCTCACGTGCTTCACATGACGAGTCCGAACGGAGATTATCAAATCCGTGATGAGAAAAAATTACTGAATGTTGCAGCTAGATGGGGCGTAAGTACCGAAGACAAAGATATTTATCAGGTTGCCCATGAAGTAGCGGAAGCCGCTCTAAATGATTTTGGCAAGCCCTTCGGTTCGATGGTTATTCCGCCGAGTGCTCCAGAACAGCGGAAAAATGTCTGGAAAGAAAATAGCATTATGCCCGATGCTCTCGATCGTGAAGTTGTTTCCATCATGCATGCAACCACTATGGGATGCACCGCAGATGCCGAAAGTATGATCAATCTTTCCATGCGGACTTCCCTAACTGACGGCTGGGGCGGTTCCTATATTGGTACCGAATTCAGCGATATTATCTTTGGAACCCCGATGCCGAGAGAAATTGAGGCAAATATGGGTGTTATTGATAAAACCATGGTTAATATCGTTCTTCATGGACATGAACCCAGTCTATCTGAAATGGTCGTTGTTGCTGCTGATGACCCTGAGCTGAAAGCACTGGCCAAGAGTGTCGGCGCAGAGGGCATTAACCTGGTCGGCGTTTGCTGCACCGGAAATGAAGTTGCCATGCGTCACGGCATTAAAATTGCCGGAAATTTTAACCAGCAGGAGCTTGCCATTGTTACCAGTGCTGTTGAAGCCATGATCGTCGATGTTCAATGTATCTTCCCTGCCCTGGCGAACTTGGCTCAATGCTACCATACCAAATTTATTACGACTTCGAAGATTGCTAAGATTAAAGATGCTATTCACATCCAATTTGATGAAGCCAATGCTTATGAATGTGCCAAAAGAATAATTAGGGAAGCAGTAGAGAACTATAAAAACAGGAAGCATGAAAAAGTCTTCATCCCAACACATAAATCTTCTGGCACGATCGGTTATAGTAACCAGGCTATAATTGGCCAGTTGGACCGTGTTGTCAATTCTTATACACATAAGCCGGGTACATTTGAACCCTTGGCGCAATGCTTAGTATCAGGTGTATTAAGAGGAGCTGCTGGCATTGTTGGATGCAACAACCCGAAGGTAAAAGGTGATCATAGTCATATTGAAATTATTAAAAAGATGCTCGCTAATGACGTTATTGTTGTTGTTACCGGCTGTGCGGCTCAGGCTGCTGCCAAAGCAGGTCTCTTAAGCAAAGATGCTGTCAAGTATTGTGGAGTAGGCTTGCAGAAAGTATGCGAGCTAGCCGATATCCCTCCTGTCTTGCATATGGGCTCCTGTGTTGACAACAGCCGTATCCTCGAGCTGGTTGGTGAAGTAGCTAAAATTCTAGGACTCGATATGAGCGAACTACCCGTTGTCGGCGCAGCTCCGGAATGGATGTCCGAAAAAGCTGTCGCCATCGGAACCTACGTGGTGAGCTCTGGAATCGATACCTTTCTGGGCGTTGTTCCTCCGGTAACCGGAAGCCCGGAAGTCACAGATATTCTGACCAACAGACTGGAAGACTGGGTAGGTGCAAAATTCTACTTTGAAACAGATCCGGCTGTAGCTGCAGAAAAAATGCTAGCCAGAATTGAAGAAAAGAGAAGCAAAGTCGAAGCGCTTAACGTTCAGAGAATGAATGTTACCGGCTATGATGATTTAACTCCTGCCGGCTTTTAA
- a CDS encoding carbon monoxide dehydrogenase accessory protein CooC — MKVAITGKGGVGKTTFAAILSRLYASEGYRVLAVDADPDANLALALGFPDEIISKIVPIAEMKDLIAERTSTPTDSFSKMFKLNPQVDDIPDKYCTRYNGVNLLAMGTVESGGSGCVCPEHVLLKRLTSHLVLQNKDVVVMDMEAGIEHLGRGTAQGVNAFIVVVEPGARSLQTYHKIKKLASDIGIPKIYAVGNKIKNDADKAYVLENIDPEACLGFISYNVAVVNSDRANQSPFTNDKIIEEVKAIKVKLDALI, encoded by the coding sequence ATGAAAGTAGCAATTACAGGCAAAGGCGGCGTCGGGAAAACAACTTTCGCAGCCATCCTAAGCAGGCTGTATGCATCAGAAGGCTACCGGGTTCTGGCGGTTGATGCTGATCCTGATGCCAATTTGGCTTTAGCCCTTGGTTTTCCTGACGAGATTATTTCCAAGATCGTACCCATTGCTGAAATGAAAGACCTGATTGCAGAAAGAACAAGCACGCCGACCGATTCCTTTAGTAAAATGTTCAAATTAAATCCACAGGTAGATGATATCCCAGACAAATACTGTACCCGCTACAACGGTGTAAATCTGTTGGCGATGGGTACTGTTGAAAGCGGCGGCAGCGGCTGCGTTTGCCCGGAACATGTCCTGCTGAAAAGACTTACTTCTCATTTGGTCCTGCAAAACAAAGATGTTGTCGTTATGGATATGGAAGCCGGAATTGAGCATCTCGGTAGAGGAACAGCCCAGGGTGTAAACGCCTTTATTGTGGTTGTCGAACCAGGAGCCAGAAGCCTCCAGACGTACCATAAGATCAAGAAACTGGCTTCCGATATCGGCATACCAAAGATTTATGCCGTTGGCAACAAGATCAAGAATGATGCGGACAAAGCGTATGTCCTTGAAAATATTGATCCTGAAGCCTGCCTTGGCTTTATCTCCTACAACGTAGCTGTCGTCAATTCTGACCGGGCGAACCAGTCTCCCTTCACGAACGACAAGATTATTGAGGAAGTCAAAGCAATTAAAGTTAAGCTCGATGCTTTGATATAG
- a CDS encoding AAA family ATPase, giving the protein MGKTIAVAGKGGTGKTTITGLLIDYLVKNGQGPVLGVDADANANLNEVLGEAIEVTLGEIREEVNLRETMRDGFPGGMTKAQYLQYQLNTSITEGNGYDLLVMGRSEGKGCYCFVNGILREQLDKVSDKYRYVVIDNEAGMEHLSRGTARYIDILILVSDCSRRGVQAVGRINKLVRELGLKVAEQYLIINKAPDGKLNEKITEEIPLQGLELLGIIALDPLVYAYDSQGKALVNLPDDSISKRAIKDICQIIGL; this is encoded by the coding sequence ATGGGGAAAACAATTGCGGTAGCAGGTAAAGGCGGAACTGGGAAAACAACAATTACAGGACTTCTGATCGATTACCTTGTAAAGAATGGGCAAGGACCAGTGCTCGGTGTCGATGCTGATGCCAACGCTAACTTGAATGAAGTGCTGGGAGAAGCAATTGAAGTTACGCTTGGCGAAATCAGAGAAGAAGTTAATTTAAGAGAAACTATGCGCGATGGTTTTCCCGGAGGAATGACCAAAGCCCAGTATCTTCAGTACCAGCTGAATACCTCGATCACCGAAGGAAATGGCTATGACCTCCTCGTCATGGGAAGGTCCGAAGGCAAAGGCTGCTACTGTTTCGTCAATGGGATTTTGCGGGAACAGCTCGATAAGGTCTCTGATAAATACAGATATGTTGTGATTGACAATGAAGCCGGCATGGAACACTTAAGCCGGGGGACAGCAAGATATATTGATATCCTGATTCTGGTTAGCGATTGCTCGCGCCGCGGTGTTCAAGCCGTTGGCCGAATCAATAAGCTGGTCAGAGAACTTGGCCTGAAAGTAGCCGAACAATATTTAATTATCAATAAAGCCCCGGATGGAAAATTGAACGAGAAAATTACTGAAGAAATTCCCTTACAGGGGTTGGAACTGCTGGGGATCATCGCTCTGGACCCATTGGTATATGCGTATGATTCTCAGGGAAAAGCCTTGGTTAATTTGCCTGATGATAGTATATCGAAACGGGCAATTAAAGATATCTGCCAAATAATTGGTTTATAA
- the acsD gene encoding acetyl-CoA decarbonylase/synthase complex subunit delta, with protein MAFKTSVQKYSGSIYNLELGTGENTIALGGQNAFPFYSFDGDTGSGVKIGLEILDVYPENWINSLKEIYGSVAENAVEWAKCVEEKFTPDFICLRFEGADPNGLNKPVEECAALAKEVANAVKLPLVIAGTQNHEKDLKLFEKVAGGLEGKNVLLLSAVEDNYKTVAAAGVTAYKHKVAAESSVDINLAKQLNILINQLEIKNENIVMNVGTAPVGYGFEYVSSTIDRIRLAALGQNDKTLQMPIITPVCFDTWNVKEVASTEEDSPEWGGQEERGIAMEVSTAAGVIVAGSDAVVLRHPRSAETIRSFVNSLK; from the coding sequence GTGGCTTTTAAAACCTCAGTCCAAAAGTATAGTGGAAGCATTTACAATTTGGAATTAGGGACAGGGGAAAACACCATAGCGCTCGGTGGACAGAATGCGTTTCCGTTTTACAGTTTTGACGGTGATACCGGCAGTGGTGTAAAAATTGGTTTGGAAATACTCGACGTTTACCCAGAAAATTGGATTAACAGCCTTAAGGAAATCTATGGTTCAGTTGCCGAAAATGCAGTAGAATGGGCCAAATGTGTGGAAGAAAAATTTACACCTGATTTCATTTGCTTACGGTTTGAAGGCGCAGATCCGAATGGTCTGAATAAACCTGTTGAAGAATGTGCCGCTCTGGCTAAGGAAGTTGCTAATGCGGTTAAACTGCCTCTTGTTATTGCAGGGACACAAAATCATGAAAAAGACCTTAAATTATTTGAAAAAGTAGCCGGAGGACTGGAAGGTAAAAATGTGCTTCTGTTATCTGCTGTTGAAGATAACTATAAGACTGTTGCTGCAGCCGGCGTAACAGCTTATAAACATAAAGTAGCAGCCGAATCCTCGGTTGACATCAACCTGGCTAAGCAATTAAACATTCTGATCAACCAACTGGAAATCAAAAATGAAAATATTGTAATGAATGTCGGGACCGCACCTGTCGGATACGGTTTTGAGTATGTTTCTTCAACGATTGACAGAATCAGACTGGCCGCTTTGGGTCAAAATGATAAGACCTTACAGATGCCGATTATTACACCGGTTTGCTTTGATACCTGGAACGTGAAAGAAGTTGCCTCGACTGAAGAAGATTCTCCGGAATGGGGTGGTCAGGAAGAGCGTGGCATTGCCATGGAGGTTTCCACCGCAGCTGGCGTTATCGTGGCCGGTTCTGATGCTGTTGTCCTGCGTCATCCACGTTCGGCAGAGACAATCCGTTCTTTCGTGAATAGCCTGAAATAA
- the acsC gene encoding acetyl-CoA decarbonylase/synthase complex subunit gamma, which translates to MAMSGLDIYKLTPKTNCKECGFPTCMAFAMKVAAGGAEISKCTHMSDDAMAKLSESTAPLMKVVTFGKGEAECKLGGETVLFRHEKTFVNRNKFAVLFSDAMSQEQIDAKIANIKNVDYVRIGEEMRVEIAALQYTGNKDAYLSLVSKVKASGLKVAYMLICADVSVLKDALELVKDELPIVFGADSKNYQEMVDLVKDLKLPLGLKAPSLTELYDLIEAVQKLDYKELLLDAGSSSARETFTNVVQIRRTALKEQDRTFGYPSVVFVNELAKGNKFLEVALASLFTMKYGSIIVMDDMDYARALPLFGLRQNIFTDPQKPMRVEPKFYPINNPGDNSPVLITVDFALTYFVVSGEVERSKVQVWMGIPDAGGYSVLTAWAAGKFSGSVIAKFIKESDIESKTKCRKLIIPGKVAVLKSDIQDSLPDWEVIIGPDEAMHLPKFLRTMEGIN; encoded by the coding sequence ATGGCAATGTCCGGATTGGATATCTATAAACTGACACCAAAAACCAACTGTAAAGAATGTGGCTTTCCTACCTGTATGGCTTTTGCAATGAAGGTAGCAGCCGGCGGTGCAGAAATAAGCAAATGCACGCATATGAGTGATGATGCGATGGCGAAACTCTCTGAGTCCACTGCTCCCCTGATGAAGGTCGTAACTTTCGGCAAGGGAGAAGCCGAATGTAAACTTGGCGGTGAAACTGTTCTTTTTCGCCACGAGAAAACCTTTGTGAACCGTAACAAATTTGCTGTACTATTTTCCGATGCGATGTCACAGGAGCAAATTGATGCGAAGATCGCCAATATAAAAAACGTCGATTATGTCCGGATCGGCGAAGAAATGAGAGTTGAAATTGCTGCCCTCCAGTATACCGGCAACAAAGACGCTTATCTCTCTTTAGTCAGCAAAGTGAAAGCTTCCGGTTTAAAAGTAGCCTATATGCTGATATGCGCCGATGTTTCTGTGCTGAAAGATGCTTTAGAACTGGTTAAAGATGAACTCCCAATTGTATTTGGCGCTGACAGCAAAAACTATCAGGAAATGGTTGATTTGGTCAAAGATCTCAAACTGCCTCTCGGCTTAAAAGCACCCTCACTTACTGAATTATATGATCTAATTGAAGCTGTCCAAAAACTTGATTACAAAGAATTGTTACTGGATGCCGGCAGCTCTTCCGCACGTGAAACTTTTACTAACGTTGTGCAGATCCGCAGAACAGCTTTAAAAGAACAGGATAGAACCTTTGGCTATCCTTCTGTCGTCTTTGTCAACGAGCTGGCCAAAGGCAATAAATTTTTAGAAGTTGCTCTGGCCTCCCTATTCACCATGAAGTACGGTTCCATTATTGTTATGGACGATATGGATTACGCCCGCGCTCTCCCTCTCTTTGGTTTAAGACAGAATATCTTTACTGACCCGCAGAAACCGATGAGAGTTGAACCGAAATTCTATCCAATCAATAATCCTGGCGATAACTCCCCTGTTTTGATTACGGTTGACTTTGCCCTGACTTACTTTGTTGTTTCCGGTGAAGTGGAAAGATCCAAAGTGCAAGTCTGGATGGGAATCCCTGATGCCGGCGGTTACTCCGTACTGACAGCATGGGCTGCAGGCAAATTCAGCGGCTCGGTTATTGCCAAATTTATTAAAGAATCCGATATCGAGAGCAAAACCAAGTGCAGAAAGCTTATTATTCCTGGAAAGGTTGCCGTTCTGAAAAGTGACATTCAGGATAGTCTTCCCGACTGGGAAGTCATTATAGGTCCTGATGAAGCCATGCATCTTCCTAAATTCTTAAGAACAATGGAAGGCATTAACTAA